The region TGAGGTATTCAAGGCTCAAAGATTCCCGTAGTTTCACTTCCGGTGATCACCGGCGTGCTGTGACCTTGCCTATGGTCACCAAGAGACAAAACCTTCAAGTTAAaccttcttcaacctccaatGACGGCCAACTCTTTCAGGTAGTACTTAGTGCTCTTATACTTACTTTTAACTGATTATTTACTATATGCGTTCGTTTCaagttatatatacatacttttTTGTGTGATAGGTTGTGGTAATGAAGGTCTCAATTCATTGCCAAGGTTGTGCTGGCAAAGTGAAGAAGCATATCTCCAAAATGGAaggtatagatatatatatatatatatcttctccaaacaaataaatcatatatagcatcatatattatatattaatgttaatgtatatatgtatgaggATGCATGAAAATTGCAGGGGTGACATCTTTCAGTATAGATTTGGAATCCAAGAGGGTGACTGTGATGGGGCATGTGTCTCCTGATGGAGTTCTTGAAAGCATATCAAAGGTGAAGAAGGCTGAGTTCTGGTCTTGCTGAGGAGTACTAGTACTGAAAGAGATCATGATGTTGTAGTGTAATTCCATGGACATGAATATTGTTAATTAATGTAGTTGTTTAACTGATGATTCTGATCTTTCCTTTTAGTTTTTACCAACTACTGATCCACTGACTCATGTCATTAAAACTAAGAATTTAATCATGGAGGACCACTAGCATGACAAGAGGCATGATGCAATACAAGATCATTGGAACACTAGTTAGCTAGCTAGCTTCTTATATTATAGATTCATGTCCTGTTGATCAGTCTGACAGGGCAGCTTCCACTCTTACTGTACCCTCCACTTTCACTATGAATTGCAAAACCTTTTCACATGGTTGGTACAGAACACTGCTTGTCCTCTTTTTTGCTTTAATGAATCACCAGACAACTTAATTAACTgatcataaaaaaactatatacgTATACACATCCATTAATATTAATGTCTCATTAATGTTTCAAGataaaatgaatttataaaacaaattaagagTGAAAGTAAAGAAtaagtaatttaattaaaacaaaagaatatataagtatatttaaaaaaaaaaaaattcttctctATGATCATGATCTAATCCTTTGAAACCATATTTCTCTGCCTCTTCTCTGACCGCAGTCTCAGTCCACAAAGCTGAGCTTCCCATCTCTCTTTCCAAAACTTTGTTGGCACAGTCTCGTTGACTTTCAACTCCTTATCATATAAAGCTCGCAAAGCAGGATTAGATAACGTCTGATAAGCTTGATGAAGCTCTACAAACAACCTTGTATACTCATCCTTATTTGAAGGAGGACAAACATCAGGGTGGTAACGTATAGCCATGCTTCTGTATGCCTTCTTTATCTCATCAACCCCAACAGTCTCTGAGTCAAGTGATAGCACTTTGTATAAGTTGTTCTCCTTCTTTCCATTAACGTTCAAGCAAGTTCTGCCAGCTTTGCATGAGATGGTAGTGTTGCCTTTGGAGTACCCTCCATGCAACGTAGAAACCGTACTGAAAGAGCTTGAAGTTAGTGACGAAAGAGAAGCCATGATTATTTCACCTCACAAATTAAGAGAGGAGATACATTCAATTtcataccatatatatatatatatatacttgttcaAAAGATTGAACGCGTGTGTGTGCATTGGAAATAACGATGATGAGAAGGAAAAAGGCTATAACATTGGAAGGGTCTTCAAGAGAAGCCATTTGGGTGGAAGCCATGCattgcatgaatatatataataatattatatatatgttaatcaCCAGTTGgctatgttaattttatttgtttaaagggCCGgaccattaaaaaatatttgagtgAAGCTTTGTTTACGAGGTTTTGATTGTGCATatcatgttgtttttatttgtggTATACGAATCTAGTAtggtaataatatatttcagATTTTCTGTGTCcgcgttatatatatatatatatatattattaatttaataaccaTATAATAAGATTCCATGTTACATTCCGAGTCTTTGACCAAAAAGTTGTTATCAGTCTTTGACCAgtttaataatttgttattatGCATTCACGATGCCAAAAGGGTGAATTAAACTAGATTCATACTCCCTTCGATATAAACTATacatcatataattaattttgagaaaaaaaaataaaagtgttactaaatttttttaaattttaaaacataatacgataggataatttttttattagaattatttactccaactaatatatttttttaataaaatttattaaatagaatgagtgaaattcacaaatcataattaatatttataatttttttaaaaataacaattaatttgaaaaaggaAATTCAAAGCTTACTCAGGCACTCCGAATGCCAAAAAAGTTGAACTAAAGTAGCACATCCTGATAATCAAGCGGAGCCTCGATTTTACAAAGCCTTTTTTACCGTCCATGCAGGATCATCTAACACCCTTGAATAAAAATCCAGATCTACTCATCTAACAGTTTTCAccttttttattacttttgtgGCCTAATATAactcttttctccatttttggTGGACAAAGACTTTTTTTCTCAGTGTTTGTTGTTTTACCCTCATGATTAATAGTTTTTGTTGTGTTGTACTTTTAATCTCTTGCTTTAATTTAAATtgtagtttattcatttttatttaaaaaaatcataaaataaaatgatagataatttaaaatattaacaacaataatgattacAAATCCCTTCTTAAAAACAAATACCTTCTAGGGAATCTCCGAGATATTATTTACTAAGCCATAAAAcaatcttccaaaaaaaaaaagagggaaaatGAATGTGAGGCTAAGAGAATGTCCACATGTAAGGCAAATGGTAAGAAGAAGTGGATGGAGAGCTCACTCTCATTGGTTAGCAATCTATCCTTCTCCACCTCCTAGATTTCCTCCTCAAATCTTGTGGCTCCCCACCTTTCCCTTccctctctctctatctctctttctTCTACCTCCAAACACACTACTACTATCGATCATTTATAAGTTATAACAACTACACATTCTCTTTATCTCTAACACCAACATCGATCCACTACTAAATTATTTAGTAGTCTatcttttttattcataaaattaacTACTCAACCTAGCTAGCTTCACAAATGGCAATGGCAGCAGCCACCTCTGCTGCAGCTCTACAAGCCATTGGCACACCTTTCCTTTCTGGCTCTAGAACCTCCAGGTTACTCCTCGCCGGAGCCAAGACCACCACCGCCACCGCCGTCTCCGGCCAACGAAGGCTTGTTGTCACCGCTGCTGTGCCTCCAAAAAAATCTTGGCTCCCCGGTGTCAGATCTGGTGGCAACTTTGTCGATCCTGAGTGGCTAGACGGCTCGtgagttttatatatatatatatatatatatatattgttttttactCATCCCTGACTTCTAGTAATTGAAGTGACATATAGAATTGGTTAACTTGTGAGTTAAactaatttattagaaattttagttataatctttttttatgTTCGTCCCAAGTTGCTTATTTGTTGAGTCTATAAGGTCATTTACTTACTAATCTTGTTTTATTAGCACAATGTCAGCATTCTAGTTCAAGCTCAGCACTCACCTTAAAGTTACagcatttgtaaaaaaaattaaattatgttctatgataaaa is a window of Dioscorea cayenensis subsp. rotundata cultivar TDr96_F1 chromosome 5, TDr96_F1_v2_PseudoChromosome.rev07_lg8_w22 25.fasta, whole genome shotgun sequence DNA encoding:
- the LOC120260255 gene encoding chaperone protein dnaJ 20, chloroplastic-like; amino-acid sequence: MASLSSLTSSSFSTVSTLHGGYSKGNTTISCKAGRTCLNVNGKKENNLYKVLSLDSETVGVDEIKKAYRSMAIRYHPDVCPPSNKDEYTRLFVELHQAYQTLSNPALRALYDKELKVNETVPTKFWKERWEAQLCGLRLRSEKRQRNMVSKD
- the LOC120261973 gene encoding uncharacterized protein LOC120261973, which codes for MRTKSNGNRVPGMLCRSEAATAVCVPRERSVIVPQRAKRSTLVHHEHARLGYDLRYSRLKDSRSFTSGDHRRAVTLPMVTKRQNLQVKPSSTSNDGQLFQVVVMKVSIHCQGCAGKVKKHISKMEGVTSFSIDLESKRVTVMGHVSPDGVLESISKVKKAEFWSC